A single region of the Anguilla rostrata isolate EN2019 chromosome 11, ASM1855537v3, whole genome shotgun sequence genome encodes:
- the LOC135235031 gene encoding Fc receptor-like protein 3, which translates to MKPDTMFFLLSDRPQAVIVTDPPASVMFTGETVSLACDIRKGSGWRYSWSRNTQGRLEGLYARSTESQQKHILHSVRESDSGEYLCQVERGQNPVIQSFPGTLVLNVSGEKPMPVITQNAPSGEIYTGERVTLSCGFGGDPAGWKYLWYKDTQRHTVPNTDSSRTDGSSFTISSAALAHSGEYRCIAARGREPFYSDYSDPLTLEISALPQAQLTVQSGWADVFPTETVTLRCVIQSNSTEWMYKWYRDGRELPVDKADSNSSSAT; encoded by the exons ATGAAGCCGGACACCATGTTCTTTCTGCTTT CTGATCGTCCTCAGGCTGTCATAGTCACAGATCCCCCAGCCTCAGTGATGTTCACAGGAGAAACTGTTAGCTTAGCTTGTGACATCAGGAAAGGGTCTGGCTGGAGATATTCATGGAGCAGAAACACCCAGGGAAGATTAGAGGGCCTCTATGCCCGCAGTACTGAAAGCCAACAAAAGCACATCCTGCACTCTGTAAGAGAGTCAGACAGTGGAGAGTACCTGTGTCAGGTTGAACGAGGACAAAACCCAGTTATCCAGTCTTTCCCAGGAACACTTGTGTTGAATGTGTCTG GGGAAAAGCCAATGCCTGTTATTACACAGAATGCCCCCAGTGGAGAAAtttacacaggagagagagtcacCCTGAGCTGTGGCTTTGGGGGAGATCCTGCTGGCTGGAAGTATCTCTggtacaaagacacacagagacacactgtgcccaacactgacagcagcaggactgATGGGTCTAGTTTCACCatcagctctgctgctctggcccaCAGTGGAGAGTACCGCTGTATAGCTGCAAGAGGAAGAGAACCTTTTTACTCAGACTACAGTGATCCTCTGACTTTAGAAATATCTG CTCTCCCACAAGCTCAGCTGACCGTGCAGTCTGGATGGGCAGACGTCTTCCCcactgaaacagtgactctgaggTGTGTAATTCAGAGCAACTCTACAGAGTGGATgtataaatggtacagagatggacgGGAGCTTCCTGTAGACAAGGCTGACTCCAACAGT tcctccgccaCCTAG
- the LOC135234939 gene encoding uncharacterized protein LOC135234939 isoform X3 yields MTSNIRVYFIVALTGSVIIFITLVVLAVQRSKKCRTSGRIKNQPDGGEFYSRVNADYISADHGLPANAVYEEIDPATETEGSEAVGKHSFYSAVQLKPLNQGPTA; encoded by the exons ATGACAAGCAATATCA GGGTGTACTTTATTGTGGCTCTTACTGGTTCTGTCATCATTTTCATAACCCTGGTGGTGCTGGCAGTTCAACGCTCTAAGAAATGCAGGACATCAG GCCGAATTAAAAATCAGCCGGATGGGGGCGAGTTTTACTCCAGGGTAAATGCAGACTACATCAGCGCAG ATCATGGATTACCAGCCAATGCTGTATATGAGGAAATAGACCCTGCCACAGAAACAGAAG GTTCTGAAGCAGTTGGGAAGCACAGTTTCTATTCAGCCGTTCAGTTAAAACCATTAAACCAAG GTCCTACTGCATAA